Proteins from one Enterobacter bugandensis genomic window:
- the yagE gene encoding 2-keto-3-deoxygluconate aldolase — protein MPQSALFTGIIPPVSTIFTADGQLDEQGTAALIDDLIKAGVDGLFFLGSGGEFSQLSAEERKTIARFAIDHVDRRVPVLIGTGGTNARETIELSQHAQQAGADGIVVINPYYWKVSEANLIRYFEQVADSVTLPVMLYNFPALTGQDLTPALVKTLADSRSNIIGIKDTIDSVAHLRSMILTVKAAHPHFTVLCGYDDHLFNTLLLGGDGAISASGNFAPQVSVNLLKAWRDKDVAKAAEYHQTLLQIPQMYQLDTPFVNVIKEAIVLCGRPVSTHVLPPATPLDEPRKAQLKTLLQQLKLC, from the coding sequence ATGCCGCAGTCCGCGTTGTTCACGGGAATCATTCCCCCTGTCTCCACCATTTTTACCGCCGACGGCCAGCTTGATGAGCAGGGCACCGCCGCGCTGATCGACGATCTCATCAAAGCAGGCGTTGACGGCCTGTTCTTCCTGGGCAGCGGCGGCGAGTTCTCCCAGCTCAGCGCCGAAGAGCGTAAAACCATTGCCCGCTTTGCTATCGATCATGTCGATCGTCGTGTGCCGGTGCTGATCGGCACCGGCGGCACCAACGCCCGGGAAACCATTGAACTCAGCCAGCACGCGCAGCAGGCGGGCGCGGACGGCATCGTGGTGATCAACCCCTACTACTGGAAGGTGTCGGAAGCGAACCTGATCCGCTATTTCGAGCAGGTGGCCGACAGCGTCACGCTGCCGGTGATGCTCTATAACTTCCCGGCGCTGACCGGGCAGGATCTGACTCCGGCGCTGGTGAAAACCCTGGCCGATTCGCGCAGCAATATTATCGGCATCAAAGACACCATCGACTCCGTCGCCCACCTGCGCAGCATGATCCTCACCGTTAAAGCCGCTCATCCGCACTTCACCGTGCTGTGCGGCTACGACGATCATCTGTTTAATACCCTGCTGCTCGGCGGCGACGGGGCGATTTCGGCCAGCGGCAACTTTGCCCCGCAGGTGTCGGTGAATCTTCTGAAAGCCTGGCGGGATAAAGACGTGGCGAAAGCGGCTGAGTATCATCAGACCCTGCTGCAAATCCCGCAGATGTATCAGCTGGATACGCCGTTTGTGAACGTCATTAAAGAGGCGATCGTGCTTTGTGGTCGTCCTGTCTCCACGCACGTGCTGCCGCCCGCCACGCCGCTGGACGAGCCGCGTAAGGCGCAGCTGAAAACCCTGCTGCAACAGCTCAAGCTCTGCTGA
- the yagF gene encoding xylonate dehydratase YagF: protein MTIEKIFTPQDDAFYAVITHAAGPQGALPLTPQMLMESPSGNLFGMTQNAGMGWDANKLTGKEVLIIGTQGGIRAGDGRPVALGYHTGHWEIGMQMQAAAKEITRNGGIPFAAFVSDPCDGRSQGTYGMFDSLPYRNDAAIVFRRLIRSLPTRRAVIGVATCDKGLPATMIALASMHDLPTILVPGGATLPPTVGEDAGKVQTIGARFANHELSLQEAAELGCRACASPGGGCQFLGTAGTSQVVAEALGLALPHSALAPSGQAVWLEIARQSARAVSELDNRGITTRDILTDKAIENAMVIHAAFGGSTNLLLHIPAIAHAAGCTIPDVEHWTRVNRRVPRLVSVLPNGPDYHPTVRAFLAGGVPEVMLHLRDLGLLHLDAMTVTGQTVGENLDWWQTSERRKRFRQCLREQDGVEPDDVILPPEKAKAKGLTSTVCFPTGNIAPEGSVIKATAIDPSVVDDDGVYRHTGRVRVFVSEAQAIKAIKREEIAQGDIMVVIGGGPSGTGMEETYQLTSALKHISWGKTVSLITDARFSGVSTGACFGHVSPEALAGGPIGKLRDNDIIEIAVDRQTLTGSVNFIGTADNPLTPEEGARELALRQTHPDLHAHDFLPDDTRLWAALQSVSGGTWKGCIYDTDKIIEVINAGKKALGI from the coding sequence ATGACCATTGAGAAAATTTTCACCCCACAGGACGATGCGTTTTATGCGGTGATCACCCACGCGGCGGGGCCGCAGGGCGCGCTGCCGCTGACCCCGCAGATGCTGATGGAATCCCCCAGCGGCAACCTGTTCGGCATGACGCAGAACGCCGGGATGGGCTGGGACGCCAACAAGCTGACCGGCAAAGAGGTGCTGATTATCGGTACCCAGGGCGGTATTCGCGCCGGGGACGGACGCCCGGTTGCGCTGGGCTACCATACCGGGCACTGGGAAATCGGCATGCAGATGCAGGCGGCGGCGAAGGAGATCACCCGCAACGGCGGGATCCCGTTTGCGGCCTTCGTCAGCGATCCGTGCGACGGGCGCTCGCAAGGCACGTACGGCATGTTCGACTCCCTGCCGTATCGTAACGACGCGGCGATCGTGTTTCGCCGTCTGATCCGCTCCCTGCCGACGCGCCGGGCGGTGATCGGCGTGGCGACCTGCGATAAAGGGCTGCCCGCCACCATGATTGCGCTGGCCTCCATGCACGACCTGCCGACCATTCTGGTGCCGGGCGGGGCGACGCTGCCGCCGACCGTGGGGGAAGATGCGGGCAAGGTGCAGACCATCGGCGCGCGCTTTGCCAACCATGAGCTCTCATTACAGGAGGCTGCCGAGCTCGGCTGTCGCGCCTGCGCGTCGCCGGGCGGCGGCTGCCAGTTCCTCGGCACGGCGGGCACCTCGCAGGTGGTGGCGGAAGCGCTGGGGCTGGCGCTGCCGCACTCCGCGCTGGCGCCGTCCGGGCAGGCGGTGTGGCTGGAGATCGCCCGCCAGTCGGCGCGGGCGGTGAGCGAGCTGGATAACCGCGGCATCACCACGCGCGATATCCTCACCGATAAAGCCATCGAAAACGCCATGGTGATCCACGCGGCGTTCGGCGGTTCCACGAACTTACTGCTGCACATCCCGGCCATTGCCCACGCGGCGGGCTGCACTATTCCGGACGTAGAGCACTGGACGCGCGTCAACCGCAGGGTTCCGCGTCTGGTGAGCGTGCTGCCCAACGGCCCGGACTACCACCCGACCGTGCGCGCGTTCCTCGCGGGCGGCGTGCCGGAAGTGATGCTCCACCTGCGCGATCTCGGCCTGCTGCATCTGGACGCCATGACCGTCACCGGCCAGACGGTGGGCGAGAACCTCGACTGGTGGCAGACGTCCGAGCGCCGTAAGCGCTTCCGCCAGTGCCTGCGCGAGCAGGACGGCGTGGAGCCGGATGACGTGATCCTGCCGCCGGAGAAAGCAAAAGCGAAAGGGCTGACCTCGACGGTCTGCTTCCCGACGGGCAACATCGCGCCGGAAGGTTCGGTGATCAAGGCCACGGCGATCGACCCGTCGGTGGTGGATGACGATGGCGTTTACCGCCACACCGGCCGGGTGCGAGTGTTTGTCTCGGAAGCGCAGGCGATCAAGGCCATCAAGCGGGAAGAGATTGCGCAGGGCGATATCATGGTGGTGATCGGCGGCGGGCCGTCCGGCACCGGCATGGAAGAGACCTACCAGCTCACTTCCGCGCTGAAGCATATCTCCTGGGGCAAGACGGTGTCGTTAATCACCGATGCGCGCTTCTCGGGCGTATCGACGGGCGCCTGCTTCGGCCACGTGTCGCCGGAGGCGCTGGCGGGGGGACCGATTGGCAAGCTGCGCGACAACGACATCATCGAGATTGCCGTCGACCGCCAGACATTAACAGGCAGCGTGAACTTTATCGGCACGGCGGATAACCCGCTGACGCCGGAGGAGGGCGCGCGCGAGCTGGCGCTGCGGCAGACGCACCCGGACCTGCACGCCCACGACTTTTTGCCGGACGACACCCGCCTGTGGGCAGCATTACAGTCGGTAAGCGGCGGCACCTGGAAAGGCTGTATTTATGACACCGATAAAATTATTGAGGTAATTAACGCCGGTAAAAAAGCGCTCGGCATTTAA
- a CDS encoding MFS transporter, with translation MTQLTMKDKIGYGLGDTACGFVWQATMFLLAYFYTDVFGLSAGIMGTLFLVSRVLDAVTDPLMGLLVDRTRTRHGQFRPFLLWGAIPFGIVCMLTFYTPDFSAQGKIIYACATYILLTLVYTFVNVPYCAMPGVITADPKERHALQSWRFFLAAAGSLAISGIALPLVSIIGKGDEQVGYFGAMCVLGLTGVVLLYVCFFTTKERYTFEVQPGSSVAKDLRLLLGNGQWRIMCAFKMMATCSNVVRGGATLYFVKYVMDHPEMATQFLLYGSLATMFGSLCSSRLLGRFDRVTAFKWIIVAYSLISLLIFFTPAEHIALIFALNILFLFVFNTTTPLQWLMASDVVDYEESRSGRRLDGLVFSTYLFSLKIGLAIGGAVVGWILAWVNYSASSSVQPVEVLTTIKILFCVVPVVLYAGMFIMLSFYKLTDDRVEAISQQLIKHRAAQGEAVPDAATAASH, from the coding sequence ATGACGCAATTAACCATGAAAGACAAAATTGGCTACGGGCTGGGTGACACCGCCTGCGGCTTTGTCTGGCAGGCCACGATGTTCCTGCTGGCCTATTTCTACACCGACGTGTTTGGTCTCTCTGCGGGCATTATGGGCACGCTGTTTTTAGTCTCCCGCGTGCTCGACGCCGTGACCGACCCGCTGATGGGGCTGCTGGTAGACCGCACCCGCACGCGGCACGGCCAGTTCCGCCCGTTCCTGCTGTGGGGTGCCATCCCGTTTGGCATCGTCTGCATGCTGACCTTCTACACGCCGGACTTCTCCGCGCAGGGCAAAATCATCTACGCCTGCGCGACCTACATTCTCCTGACCCTGGTCTACACCTTCGTTAACGTCCCGTACTGCGCCATGCCCGGCGTCATCACCGCCGACCCGAAAGAGCGCCACGCCCTTCAGTCCTGGCGTTTCTTCCTCGCCGCGGCGGGCTCGCTCGCCATCAGCGGCATCGCGCTGCCGCTGGTCAGCATCATCGGCAAGGGGGATGAGCAGGTGGGCTATTTCGGCGCCATGTGCGTGCTGGGGCTGACCGGCGTGGTGCTGCTCTACGTCTGCTTCTTCACCACCAAAGAGCGCTACACCTTTGAGGTGCAGCCGGGTTCGTCGGTGGCGAAAGATCTCAGGCTGCTGCTCGGCAACGGCCAGTGGCGCATCATGTGCGCGTTCAAGATGATGGCGACCTGCTCCAACGTGGTGCGCGGCGGGGCGACGCTCTACTTCGTGAAATACGTGATGGATCATCCGGAGATGGCGACCCAGTTCTTACTTTACGGCAGCCTCGCCACCATGTTCGGCTCGCTCTGCTCCTCCCGCCTGCTGGGCCGCTTCGACCGCGTCACCGCCTTCAAGTGGATCATCGTCGCCTACTCGCTCATCAGCCTGCTGATTTTCTTTACGCCAGCAGAGCATATTGCCCTGATTTTCGCCCTCAACATCCTGTTCCTGTTCGTCTTTAACACCACCACGCCGCTACAGTGGCTGATGGCCTCCGACGTGGTGGATTACGAGGAGAGCCGCAGCGGGCGTCGCCTCGACGGGCTGGTGTTCTCCACCTATCTGTTCAGCCTGAAGATTGGCCTGGCGATTGGCGGGGCGGTGGTGGGCTGGATCCTGGCCTGGGTGAACTACTCCGCCAGCAGCAGCGTGCAGCCGGTTGAGGTGCTCACCACCATCAAAATTCTGTTCTGCGTGGTGCCGGTGGTGCTCTACGCGGGCATGTTCATCATGCTGTCGTTCTACAAGCTCACCGACGACCGCGTGGAGGCCATCAGCCAGCAGCTGATCAAACACCGCGCGGCGCAGGGCGAGGCCGTACCCGACGCCGCGACAGCCGCATCCCATTAA
- a CDS encoding glycoside hydrolase family 43 protein, which produces MEITNPILTGFNPDPSLCRQGEDYYIATSTFEWFPGVRIYHSRDLKNWSLVSTPLDRVSMLDMKGNPDSGGIWAPCLSYADGKFWLLYTDVKIVDSPWKNGRNFLVTAPSIEGPWSEPIPMGNGGFDPSLFHDDDGRKYYLYRPWGPRHHSNPHNTIVMQEFDPQTGTLSPERKTLFTGTPLCYTEGAHLYRHAGWYYLMVAEGGTSYEHAVVVLRSKNIDGPYELHPDVTMMTSWHLPENPLQKSGHGSLLQTHTGEWYMAYLTSRPLRLPGVPLLASGGRGYCPLGRETGIARIEWRDGWPYVEGGKHAQLTVPGPQVAEQPAAAQGNWRDDFDGSTLDPELQTLRIPFDDTLGSLTARPGFLRLYGNDSLNSTFTQSTVARRWQHFTFRAETRMQFSPIHFQQSAGLTCYYNSKNWSYCFVDYEEGQGRTIKVIQLDHNVPSWPLHEQPIPVPEHAESVWLRVDVDTLVYRYSYSFDGETWHAVPVTYEAWKLSDDYIGGRGFFTGAFVGLHCEDISGDGCHADFDYFTYEPV; this is translated from the coding sequence ATGGAAATTACTAACCCGATCCTGACCGGCTTCAACCCGGACCCGTCTCTCTGCCGTCAGGGCGAGGACTACTACATCGCCACCTCGACCTTCGAGTGGTTCCCGGGCGTGCGCATCTACCACTCCCGCGACCTGAAAAACTGGTCGCTGGTCAGCACGCCGCTGGACCGCGTGTCGATGCTGGACATGAAGGGCAACCCGGACTCCGGCGGCATCTGGGCGCCTTGCCTGAGCTACGCCGACGGCAAGTTCTGGCTGCTCTATACCGACGTGAAGATTGTCGACTCGCCGTGGAAAAATGGCCGCAACTTCCTCGTCACCGCGCCGTCGATTGAGGGGCCGTGGAGCGAGCCGATCCCGATGGGCAACGGTGGGTTCGATCCGTCCCTGTTCCACGACGACGATGGCCGCAAATACTACCTCTACCGTCCGTGGGGGCCGCGCCACCACAGCAACCCGCACAACACCATTGTGATGCAGGAGTTTGACCCGCAGACCGGCACGCTCTCGCCCGAGCGCAAAACGCTGTTTACCGGCACGCCGCTCTGCTACACCGAAGGGGCGCATCTTTATCGCCACGCGGGCTGGTACTACCTGATGGTTGCCGAAGGCGGCACCAGCTACGAGCACGCGGTCGTGGTACTGCGTTCAAAAAATATCGACGGGCCGTACGAGCTGCACCCGGACGTGACGATGATGACCAGCTGGCACCTGCCGGAGAATCCGCTGCAAAAGAGCGGCCACGGCTCGCTGCTGCAGACCCATACGGGAGAATGGTATATGGCCTACCTCACCAGCCGCCCGCTGCGCCTGCCCGGCGTGCCGCTGCTGGCCTCCGGCGGGCGCGGCTACTGCCCGCTGGGGCGCGAGACCGGCATCGCCCGCATTGAATGGCGCGACGGCTGGCCGTACGTGGAAGGCGGCAAACACGCGCAACTGACCGTGCCCGGCCCACAGGTGGCGGAGCAGCCCGCAGCCGCTCAGGGTAACTGGCGGGATGACTTCGACGGCAGTACGCTTGACCCGGAGCTGCAGACCCTGCGCATTCCGTTCGACGACACCCTCGGCTCGCTCACCGCGCGCCCGGGCTTCTTACGGCTCTACGGCAACGACTCGCTCAACTCGACCTTCACCCAGTCGACCGTGGCGCGCCGCTGGCAGCACTTCACCTTCCGGGCCGAGACGCGGATGCAGTTCTCGCCGATCCACTTCCAGCAGAGTGCCGGGCTGACCTGCTACTACAACAGCAAAAACTGGAGCTACTGCTTTGTGGATTACGAGGAGGGGCAGGGGAGGACCATCAAGGTGATTCAGCTCGACCACAATGTGCCGTCGTGGCCGCTGCACGAGCAGCCCATTCCGGTGCCGGAACATGCGGAGAGCGTCTGGCTGCGGGTGGACGTGGATACGCTGGTCTACCGCTACAGCTACTCGTTCGACGGCGAGACGTGGCACGCCGTGCCGGTGACCTATGAGGCGTGGAAGCTGTCGGACGATTACATCGGAGGGCGCGGCTTCTTTACCGGCGCGTTTGTGGGGCTGCACTGCGAGGACATCAGCGGTGACGGCTGTCACGCGGACTTCGACTACTTCACCTACGAGCCGGTATAG
- the xynR gene encoding DNA-binding transcriptional repressor XynR, translating into MPIIQSVERALQILDLFNEQATELKITDISKLMGLSKSTLHSLLKTLQLHGYIDQNPENGKYRLGMKLVERGHFVVGSIDIRQKAKGWLTELSQRTGQTTHLGILDGREGVYIEKIEGKLAAIAYSRIGRRLPVHATAIGKVLIAWLGEAELNALLEGYHYTTFTPATLASREALMTALAQTREQGYALDSEENEQGVRCVAVPVWNHESHVIAALSLSTLTSRVDDAELARFREELQQAGLELSRALGYTGS; encoded by the coding sequence ATGCCGATTATTCAGTCTGTTGAACGTGCGTTGCAGATCCTCGACCTGTTCAACGAGCAGGCCACCGAGCTTAAGATCACCGACATCAGCAAACTGATGGGGCTGAGCAAGAGTACCCTCCACTCGCTGCTGAAAACCCTCCAGCTTCACGGCTATATCGATCAGAACCCGGAGAACGGCAAATATCGCCTCGGCATGAAGCTGGTCGAGCGCGGTCATTTTGTCGTGGGCTCAATCGATATTCGCCAGAAGGCGAAAGGCTGGCTGACGGAGCTGTCCCAGCGTACCGGGCAGACCACCCATCTGGGGATCCTGGACGGGCGTGAAGGGGTCTATATCGAGAAGATTGAAGGCAAGCTGGCCGCCATCGCCTATTCGCGCATCGGCCGCCGCCTGCCGGTTCACGCCACCGCCATCGGCAAGGTGCTGATTGCCTGGCTGGGCGAGGCCGAGCTGAACGCCCTGCTGGAGGGCTATCACTACACCACCTTTACTCCCGCGACCCTCGCCTCTCGTGAAGCGTTAATGACCGCCCTGGCGCAGACCCGCGAGCAGGGCTACGCCCTGGACAGCGAAGAGAACGAGCAGGGCGTGCGCTGCGTGGCGGTGCCGGTGTGGAACCACGAATCCCACGTGATTGCCGCCCTGAGCCTGTCGACGCTCACCTCCCGCGTGGATGACGCCGAGCTGGCCCGCTTCCGCGAGGAGCTTCAGCAGGCCGGGCTCGAGCTGTCACGTGCGCTGGGCTATACCGGCTCGTAG
- a CDS encoding DUF3828 domain-containing protein, with the protein MKNILLLLFIFSFSAMAGHSDPIERAVKFNSWYVNQINKDVFPITDGNEIDKYVTASTMKKLRHAQDPRYSDEDFYEADIFLKAQYVGDDWPQNVTAIAGDTDPVCVNVYIAFGKKQDHVVIDCMVKENNLWKVQSVSAVEFSRNLTKPN; encoded by the coding sequence ATGAAAAATATCTTACTGCTTCTCTTCATATTCTCTTTTTCTGCAATGGCTGGCCATTCTGATCCGATTGAGCGTGCTGTAAAATTTAACAGCTGGTACGTAAATCAAATCAACAAAGACGTATTTCCCATCACTGATGGAAACGAAATAGATAAATATGTCACAGCATCAACAATGAAAAAACTCCGTCACGCGCAGGATCCTCGCTATTCAGACGAAGACTTTTACGAGGCTGATATATTTTTAAAAGCGCAATACGTCGGCGATGACTGGCCGCAGAATGTAACAGCCATAGCCGGGGATACCGATCCAGTCTGTGTCAACGTATACATTGCATTCGGTAAAAAGCAGGACCACGTAGTCATAGACTGCATGGTTAAAGAAAACAACTTATGGAAGGTGCAGTCGGTTTCTGCTGTTGAATTTTCAAGAAACCTGACTAAACCGAACTGA
- the argF gene encoding ornithine carbamoyltransferase — MSDLYKKHFLKLLDFTPAQFTSLLTLAAQLKADKKNGKEVQKLTGKNIALIFEKDSTRTRCSFEVAAFDQGARVTYLGPSGSQIGHKESIKDTARVLGRMYDGIQYRGHGQEVVETLAQYAGVPVWNGLTNEFHPTQLLADLLTMQEHLPGKAFNEMTLVYAGDARNNMGNSMLEAAALTGLDLRLVAPKACWPEESLVAECSALAEKHGGKITLTEDVAAGVKGADFIYTDVWVSMGEAKEKWAERIALLRGYQVNAQMMALTGNPNVKFLHCLPAFHDDQTTLGKQMAKEFDLHGGMEVTDEVFESAASIVFDQAENRMHTIKAVMVATLGE; from the coding sequence ATGTCTGATCTGTACAAGAAACACTTTCTGAAATTGCTCGACTTTACCCCTGCACAGTTCACTTCTCTGCTGACCCTTGCCGCACAGCTCAAGGCCGATAAGAAAAATGGCAAGGAAGTACAGAAACTTACCGGTAAAAATATCGCGCTCATCTTCGAAAAAGACTCGACCCGTACCCGTTGCTCTTTCGAAGTTGCCGCATTTGACCAGGGCGCGCGCGTCACGTATTTAGGGCCGAGCGGCAGCCAGATTGGACATAAAGAGTCAATTAAGGACACCGCGCGGGTTCTCGGGCGGATGTACGACGGCATTCAGTATCGCGGCCACGGCCAGGAAGTCGTCGAAACGCTGGCGCAGTATGCGGGCGTACCGGTGTGGAACGGGCTGACCAACGAGTTTCACCCGACGCAGCTGCTGGCGGACCTGCTGACCATGCAGGAGCACCTGCCGGGCAAGGCGTTTAACGAGATGACGCTGGTCTACGCGGGCGACGCGCGCAACAACATGGGCAACTCAATGCTGGAAGCGGCGGCGCTGACCGGGCTGGATCTGCGCCTGGTGGCCCCGAAGGCCTGCTGGCCGGAAGAGAGCCTGGTGGCGGAGTGCAGCGCGCTGGCGGAGAAGCACGGCGGCAAAATCACCCTGACGGAAGACGTGGCGGCGGGCGTGAAGGGCGCGGACTTTATCTATACCGACGTCTGGGTGTCGATGGGCGAAGCCAAAGAGAAGTGGGCTGAGCGGATTGCGCTGCTGCGGGGGTATCAGGTGAACGCGCAAATGATGGCGCTGACCGGCAATCCGAACGTGAAGTTCCTGCACTGTCTGCCCGCGTTCCATGACGACCAGACCACGCTCGGCAAGCAGATGGCGAAGGAGTTCGACCTGCACGGCGGGATGGAGGTGACGGACGAGGTGTTTGAGTCGGCGGCGAGCATCGTGTTCGATCAGGCTGAAAACCGGATGCATACGATTAAGGCGGTGATGGTGGCGACGCTTGGGGAGTGA
- the argL gene encoding putative translational regulatory protein ArgL, with product MNNYTYKVNFNSISGVRHARIKCLICTRNTF from the coding sequence ATGAATAATTACACATATAAAGTGAATTTTAATTCAATAAGTGGCGTTCGCCATGCGAGGATAAAATGTCTGATCTGTACAAGAAACACTTTCTGA
- the rraB gene encoding ribonuclease E inhibitor RraB, protein MANPELLEEQREETRLIIEELLEDGSDPDALYTIEHHFSADDFEALEKMAVEAFKLGYEVTEPEELEVEEGDTVICCDILSEGALKAELIDAQVEQLMNLAEKFEVEYDGWGTYFEDPNGEDGEEGDDEDYVDEDDDGVRH, encoded by the coding sequence ATGGCAAACCCGGAATTACTGGAAGAGCAACGCGAAGAGACGCGTCTGATTATTGAAGAACTGCTGGAAGACGGTAGCGATCCGGACGCGCTGTATACCATCGAACACCATTTCTCTGCGGACGACTTTGAAGCGCTGGAAAAAATGGCCGTGGAAGCCTTCAAGCTGGGTTACGAAGTGACCGAGCCGGAAGAGCTGGAAGTGGAAGAGGGCGATACCGTCATCTGCTGCGACATCCTGAGCGAAGGCGCGCTGAAGGCGGAGCTGATCGACGCGCAGGTTGAACAGCTGATGAACCTGGCCGAGAAGTTTGAAGTGGAGTACGACGGCTGGGGAACCTACTTCGAAGATCCAAACGGTGAAGACGGCGAAGAAGGCGACGACGAAGATTACGTCGACGAAGACGACGACGGCGTGCGTCACTAA
- the miaE gene encoding tRNA isopentenyl-2-thiomethyl-A-37 hydroxylase MiaE — translation MDYPQILAPVLNFLQYPTPQAWIDKARDPSNLPLLLTDHMVCELKAAQTALLLVRKYVADESGADALLDWLKPYEQFTFRDGPEPDFIALHKQIGKSVMPKTDDPWGQALIDSMVLLIKEELHHFWQVREAMLARDIPYVKITASRYAKGMLKEVRTHEPLTLIDKLICGAYIEARSCERFAALAPFLDDDLQKFYLSLLRSEARHYQDYLTLAQQVSDDDISPRIQHFGEIEATLISTPDHEFRFHSGVPV, via the coding sequence ATGGATTACCCGCAGATACTCGCCCCCGTACTCAACTTCCTCCAGTACCCGACCCCGCAAGCATGGATTGATAAAGCCCGAGACCCGTCGAACCTGCCGCTGCTGCTCACCGACCATATGGTGTGCGAGCTCAAGGCCGCCCAGACCGCGCTATTACTCGTGCGTAAATACGTCGCCGACGAAAGCGGTGCCGACGCGCTGCTCGACTGGCTCAAACCCTACGAACAGTTCACCTTCCGCGACGGCCCGGAGCCGGACTTCATCGCCCTGCATAAGCAGATTGGCAAAAGCGTAATGCCCAAAACCGACGACCCGTGGGGCCAGGCGCTCATCGACAGCATGGTGCTGCTGATTAAAGAGGAGCTGCACCACTTCTGGCAGGTGCGCGAGGCGATGCTGGCGCGCGACATTCCGTACGTCAAAATCACCGCCAGCCGCTACGCCAAAGGGATGCTGAAGGAAGTGCGCACTCACGAACCGCTGACGCTGATCGACAAGCTCATCTGCGGCGCCTACATCGAAGCCCGCTCCTGCGAACGCTTCGCCGCGCTGGCCCCGTTCCTCGACGATGATTTGCAGAAGTTCTATCTCTCGCTGCTGCGCTCCGAAGCGCGCCACTATCAGGATTACCTGACGCTGGCTCAGCAGGTGAGCGACGACGATATCTCACCGCGCATACAGCATTTTGGCGAAATTGAAGCCACACTTATCTCGACACCGGACCACGAGTTTCGCTTCCACAGCGGCGTGCCGGTGTAA
- a CDS encoding topoisomerase II, whose protein sequence is MKKTWISTVIVVVAAAAVAFWVFFDRQRAPEAQIDTALNAMPAWQVIKEQEPVLHQRILDQMAALQKAGEPEQHIIDTIQPQILHLQMTRLQNAPDANVVNYMTINMEQTAAIQKVSDDACFRFLYPMVKGGINPMRMLDKDLMTRRMQADADMMRAAYGKNRHTVTQAEREAAVEDVRPIMKALADKYGEDIQLLQMPEKAAGKEKLSCDMVQEMWAKVLALPEQKAAGVIRLAVSELE, encoded by the coding sequence ATGAAAAAAACGTGGATCAGTACGGTCATTGTTGTTGTCGCGGCTGCCGCCGTGGCGTTCTGGGTCTTCTTCGACAGACAGCGCGCTCCGGAAGCGCAAATTGATACTGCCCTTAACGCGATGCCCGCCTGGCAGGTGATTAAGGAGCAGGAGCCTGTGCTGCATCAGCGCATCCTCGACCAGATGGCCGCCCTGCAAAAGGCCGGCGAGCCGGAGCAGCACATTATCGACACCATCCAGCCGCAGATCCTGCATTTGCAGATGACGCGCCTGCAAAATGCCCCGGACGCCAACGTGGTGAACTACATGACCATCAACATGGAGCAGACCGCCGCCATCCAGAAGGTGAGCGACGACGCCTGCTTCCGCTTCCTCTACCCGATGGTGAAGGGCGGCATCAACCCGATGCGCATGCTGGATAAAGACCTGATGACCCGGCGCATGCAGGCCGATGCCGACATGATGCGCGCGGCCTACGGCAAAAACCGCCACACCGTGACCCAGGCCGAACGCGAGGCGGCCGTCGAGGATGTGCGGCCAATTATGAAGGCGCTTGCCGATAAGTACGGCGAGGACATTCAACTGTTGCAGATGCCGGAGAAGGCGGCGGGCAAAGAGAAGCTCTCCTGCGATATGGTGCAGGAGATGTGGGCGAAGGTGCTGGCGCTGCCGGAGCAAAAGGCGGCAGGGGTGATTCGGCTTGCGGTATCTGAGCTGGAGTGA